TGACTTGTGAACAAGATACTCGGATAAGTCGGCAAACCTCTTGAATCAGCGGTGGTAGTTACCGGCCTCAACAGTGGGAAACTACCGGCGCCGGCGCAGGCTCCAAACACCTGCACCTATGGCGGCGATGATGACGACTGCCGCAACGATGCCGCCGATGAGGGTGCCGTGGGCGTCGCTAAGCGCGGAAGACGTATGCGCCTCGGCTGGGCCTGGGGCTTCGGGAGCCTCGGAGGTGGCATCCGGTGCGGGTGGGGGCGTATCCAGGCTGCCGATCTGGGCGGCTGGAGGCAGCGCATAGGCCGCGTTGAGGAGGCGTTGGGCCTGCTCCCAGGGGCGGCCCTTGTCGATGGTGGTATCCAGAATCACCGCGGCCAGGCGCCGCCCGCCGCGATCCATGCCGCCGACGAAGGTGTGGTTGGCGTCATCGGTGTAGCCCGTCTTGCCGCCGATGCCATCGGGATCATTCATGAACAGGCCGTTGTCGTTCCACACCTGGTAGCCGGGGTGGTCATCGTAGCCAGGGAAGTCCACGTGTTCGGTGTTGACGATCTGGGCGAACAGAGGGTTGCGCCAGGCCGCCCGGTAGAAGCGTGCCAGGTCCGTCACGGAGGTCATCTGCCCGGCGGAATCCAGGCCGGTGACCGCACCAACGTGCGTGTCCGTGGCGCCGAGCTGCTGGGCCAGCTCGTTGACCTTGGCCAGCGCCACGTCCGTGCCGCCGAGTGCCTGGGACAGGGCCGTCGCGGCGTCATTGCCGGAGGCCAGCAGCAACCCATAGAGCAGGTCGCGGGTGGTGTAGCGCCCGGTGGTGCCCACGCCCACGGCCGAGCCTTCAATGCCGGCAGCCTCCTCGCTGATGGGGACCACCGCATCAATGTTTAAGTCGCGCAGGACCACCATGGCCAGCAGGACCTTGATCACGCTGGCCGGACGGTAGCGCCCGTGCGGGTCCTTGGCAGCAACGATCTGTCCGGAATCAATATCGAAAATCAGCCAGGAGCTGGCCGTCAGCTCGGCGGGTACCTGGAATCCCGGAGCGGCGCTGACCCCACAGGGCCCCTGGTAGGTCACCGGCGGGGGAGTAGGCGCAGCCTGGCCGGGGGCCAGGGCCTCAGAGGTGGTGCGGGCCTGCGGGGGGACCAGCGCATTGGGGCAGTTGTCCGTATTGGGCGCGGCGGAGCGGGTCGGGATGGCTGCGGGATCAGACGACTCGCCTCCATCGGCCCCGGCTGAATCGGCTGCATCAGCAGCATCAGCGGAGACCCCTCCAGGACCGGGGTTGCCGGGCGCCGCCGGCGGTGCCGGAGCTATCCCCGGGGCAGGCGCCGGTGCGGGAGCTGGTGCCGGCACGGGCGCAGCACCAACCTCCACAGCGAGTGCGGGGCCTGCCGCAACGGGCAGGACAAGGCAGGCGGCAAGCGGCAAGGCCAGGGCGCGCAGGCGGGCGGCGGAGGTAAGTCGCGTCAACATCGCTCAACATAGTAGGACGGGGCCACGTGTTTTCTTAATCACAGCCCCCGCCCAGGGGGTGGCGCTAGCTGCGGGAGAAGCGCTTGACCAGCATCTTTTCCAGTTCTGCCCAGCCTTCGGAGTGCTGGGTAAACGGGGCGGAGGGGACGTACCCGGAGGTTTCCGTGGAGCCGAGCATGTAGGCGATGTAGTCCTGCATGCGCGGGTGGGCCAGGAAGTAGGAGTTCAGGGAGTCGTCGGCGGCCCAGTCGGCGGCGTCGGCAAGCAGTTCGTAGCAGCGGCCCAGCTGCTTGGTGTCCACGGCGTCGACGCCCTTGGCAATGTCGCGGCGCAGCCCGTTGAAGGCGTAGACGTTGTCCGGGTGGACGGTGACGTCTAATTGGCCGTCGTTGGCGGCGGCGACGAGGGATTCCCAGGTAGACAGGTTGGCCAGGTTGTGCTCGTCATTGCCAATGATCCACCGCACCAGCGCCTTGCGGCTGTTGAAGGTGAACATTTCGCCGTAGCGGCCCAGGAAGACGGGCACGTCATCGACGTAGGTGCGCAGCGTGTACAGGGTGGAGCCGTCGATGACAATCTTGATGGGGTCAATGCCCGAGGTGGCCCACACGGTGGTGTCGTAAGGATCGGCGTTGTCCAGCTCTTCCTTGCGCGCCGCGCGTTCCTTTTCCTTGGCGGCGGCAGCGTTGGCTACGGCGGTGGCAACGCGGGTGTCGGCGTCCCCACCCACGGCCTCGTCCACGTCGACGAGTGTGACCTTGGCATCCAGCGCCTCGACGACGCGCTTCCAGTTTTCTAGAACAACCCGACCCACGCCGGACCATTCGCTGAGCCCATGCTCGCCCGCGTAGTGCTCGAAGCCGCGGTCAACGTTGTGGAGGATGGAGTGGGAGGCGAAGAAGACCTCCACGGCCTCAGCGCCGGAGACCTGCGCCAGGGAGCGCGTGAAGGCGAAGATGCCGCTGAGCTGCTTGACGTTGACGTGTGACGGGCGCTGGGCGAGCAGCGCGGGCGCGCCGATGATGTCATAGGTGTGGCGCTCCTGCGGGGCGACCCGTGACTCATCTGCCGCGGCGAAGGTTTCCCACTTGGGGTGTTCGGTGAGGTCGTGGGGCTTTCCGGACTCTAAGAAGGCCAGGAGTTGGCCCGGGGAGCGGAAGAAGTAGAGCTCATCGTCGGCACCTAAGAAGGCCTGCCATTGGGCGCCGTGCTCACGCCAGGCGGGAGCCCAGAGGGTGTAAAAATCGCCCTCGGTAAGGGAAAGCTTCACAGGGACGATGGCTTTGGTACTCATGGCGCTGCATCTTACCGTAAACGCCCTAACCGGTCGGCCGGAAGAACCCCTTAAAAGCCATCCCCATGTTTGAGGTGCGCAGTGGGTTGGTCTGCACGGGATCACCGGCCTCGATCAGCTGCCCATCGCCGGCGTACATGGCCACGTGGCCGTCCCACACGGCCAGGTCTCCGGGTTGGAGCTCGGCAGCGCTGACCTGTCTGCCTACGCACTGGTCTTGGGCGAGCCGGGGCAATTCCACGCCGGCTTGGCGCCACGCCCATTGGGTCAGCCCGGAGCAGTCAAACCCGCCGTTCCCGGTGCCTCCCCAGGCGTACGGCGTGCCGATGGCGCTGCGGGCCGCGGCAACCGCTTGGCGGCCTTGTGCGGATCCGGAATCGCTTGTCTGCGTCCCCTCCATCACCGCAGTTCCGCCCAGCTCGGGGGAGTCTTCTTCCGCAGGAGGGTGTGTGGGATCATGCGCGCGCGTCGCCGTGGGTATGTGCGCGGCAGCTGGGGCGGCCCCGCCCGCCGCTTCCGCATCAGGTGCCGCGGTGCCTGCGGCTACGGGCGGCCCAGGCAGCGCGGGCAGTGCGTCATCGGTGGCGGCTAGCTTTTCCA
Above is a genomic segment from Corynebacterium uberis containing:
- a CDS encoding D-alanyl-D-alanine carboxypeptidase family protein, which translates into the protein MLTRLTSAARLRALALPLAACLVLPVAAGPALAVEVGAAPVPAPAPAPAPAPGIAPAPPAAPGNPGPGGVSADAADAADSAGADGGESSDPAAIPTRSAAPNTDNCPNALVPPQARTTSEALAPGQAAPTPPPVTYQGPCGVSAAPGFQVPAELTASSWLIFDIDSGQIVAAKDPHGRYRPASVIKVLLAMVVLRDLNIDAVVPISEEAAGIEGSAVGVGTTGRYTTRDLLYGLLLASGNDAATALSQALGGTDVALAKVNELAQQLGATDTHVGAVTGLDSAGQMTSVTDLARFYRAAWRNPLFAQIVNTEHVDFPGYDDHPGYQVWNDNGLFMNDPDGIGGKTGYTDDANHTFVGGMDRGGRRLAAVILDTTIDKGRPWEQAQRLLNAAYALPPAAQIGSLDTPPPAPDATSEAPEAPGPAEAHTSSALSDAHGTLIGGIVAAVVIIAAIGAGVWSLRRRR
- a CDS encoding C40 family peptidase is translated as MIPVLSALRTLDGLRPPSFATSPLSALPLPNIDEIVLALARELDTNAFPILHARESLGRDYTDFSTLTGLAARLVGAARADIFTIAQQLFSQCARELPALASGNPVIIAGAVGRLGAHAAAAVAHGQERAARLETELAPVTSSLEKLAATDDALPALPGPPVAAGTAAPDAEAAGGAAPAAAHIPTATRAHDPTHPPAEEDSPELGGTAVMEGTQTSDSGSAQGRQAVAAARSAIGTPYAWGGTGNGGFDCSGLTQWAWRQAGVELPRLAQDQCVGRQVSAAELQPGDLAVWDGHVAMYAGDGQLIEAGDPVQTNPLRTSNMGMAFKGFFRPTG